One Marinitoga litoralis genomic window carries:
- a CDS encoding DUF996 domain-containing protein codes for MDLKNAKIMSGIGVVLSMTGHFGIIGVILLLIGVYRISEIIKDKRIFNYILWPEIIGYVLLASVILGKGILISQSVTGYSFSFGISGFSAYLLLLGIIAIMIIPIIYEIKAYTLLGDYFGNDYFYKSAKFLKWGLILSVILVGFLLIFLADIFKIIGYFTLPDEYRVIREEEWRVKNY; via the coding sequence GTGGATTTGAAAAATGCAAAAATAATGTCAGGGATAGGAGTAGTTCTGAGTATGACTGGACATTTTGGAATTATTGGAGTGATACTTCTATTAATAGGAGTTTACAGGATCAGTGAAATTATAAAGGATAAGAGAATATTTAATTATATATTGTGGCCTGAGATAATTGGTTATGTATTATTAGCAAGCGTTATATTAGGAAAAGGTATATTAATTTCACAATCAGTTACAGGATATAGTTTTTCATTTGGAATAAGTGGTTTTTCTGCATATTTACTTTTATTAGGTATTATAGCAATAATGATTATACCAATAATATATGAGATAAAAGCTTATACATTATTAGGCGATTATTTTGGAAATGATTATTTTTATAAATCAGCAAAATTTTTAAAATGGGGATTAATTCTTTCAGTAATACTAGTTGGCTTTTTATTAATATTTCTAGCTGACATTTTTAAGATAATAGGGTATTTTACTTTACCAGATGAATATAGAGTAATAAGAGAAGAGGAATGGAGAGTTAAAAATTACTGA